The following nucleotide sequence is from Synechococcales cyanobacterium T60_A2020_003.
CATTCGGTCATTCGCCAACACCATATTGATCAGACTCGGTTGGTGATTGACGATGGCGATCGCGATCGCCCCGAATTTTCGTTTCTAGTCTTAGGCGGCTTTGTTGCATGATTAGAAAAACGGTCAGGTTCGCCTTGAGAGTGTCCTGGTATTAACCTTCAACCTTGTAGCTATCGGGTTTAGCGATCTGAATCATGCGGTTGAGCGCAACACATTTGATGAACAATTCCACGGCTTGATTGTCAAATTGACGTGCACTGAGATTGCCCCCAAAAATAGTCTTAAAGCGGAACATGGTAGTTTCAGCAA
It contains:
- a CDS encoding IS5/IS1182 family transposase, translating into AETTMFRFKTIFGGNLSARQFDNQAVELFIKCVALNRMIQIAKPDSYKVEG